The genomic region CAGAAAGTCATCTTCGGAATAAAGACGTATACAGATGCCTTCAGATACACGACCACAGCGGCCTTTACGCTGGTTAGCAGAGGCCTGCGATACCGGTTCAATTGGCAGACGTTGCACCTTGGTGCGGTAACTGTAGCGACTGATGCGCGCCGTCCCCGGATCGATAACGTACTTAATGCCCGGAACCGTCAGAGAGGTTTCGGCTACGTTTGTCGCCAGCACAATACGCCGCCCGCTATGCGCCTGAAACACGCGATTCTGTTCGCTATTGGAAAGCCGGGCATACAGCGGCAGCACTTCCGTATGGCGCAAATTAAGCTTATTCAGCGCATCGGCGGTATCACGAATTTCGCGCTCGCCGCTCATGAAGATCAGGATATCGCCGGGACTTTCCCGCCCCAGTTCGTCTACTGCGTCGAAAATGGCCTGGAGCTGATCGCGCTCAGTGTCATCAGCTTCTTCAACAATCGGGCGATAGCGCACTTCCACCGGATAAGTCCGGCCAGACACTTCAATAATCGGCGCATTGTTGAAATGCTTCGAAAAACGTTCCGGATCAATGGTCGCGGAGGTAATGATGATTTTCAGATCCGGACGACGCGGCAGTAGCTCTTTCAGATAGCCGAGCAGAAAATCGATATTCAGACTGCGCTCGTGCGCTTCATCGATAATGATGGTGTCGTACTGCATCAGCAGACGATCCTGCTGAATTTCGGCCAGCAATATACCGTCGGTCATCAACTTGACCATGGTGTTATCGCTGACGTGATCGCTGAAGCGCACTTTATAACCGATACAACCGCCCGGTTCCGTTTGCAGTTCTTCGGCGATACGGTTGGCAACGGTCCGCGCAGCCAGACGACGCGGTTGGGTGTGGCCTATCAGCCCTTTCACCCCACGTCCCAGTTCCATACAGATTTTCGGCAACTGAGTGGTTTTACCCGAACCGGTTTCCCCCGCCACAATCACGACCTGGTGGTCGCGCACCGCTTCGAGGATCGCCTGTTTCTTCTGGCTAACGGGCAGGTTTTCCGGATAGGTGATTACTGGACGCGCCGCTTCACGCAGCACGACCTTACCGGCTGCCTGTTCAATCTCTTTCGCCATCTCCTGGTAAATGGCCTGTTGAGCATCAGGATTTTTAACCTTCTTCACGCCGTGCAGGCGGCGGCTAAAGCGCTGCTTGTCGCGCAGCATTAAGGATTCAAGCTGCTGTTGTAAAGCATGAATTGTGTATTTTTGTTGTTCTGTCATAGCGTTAGATGGCAGCTTTCTGCCCGGTTAAATCTCTTCTAAATGATAGGTATAGAGTACCACATCGGCGGATTTCGTGTGTTGTTCAATAAATTCGAACATAGGCTTCGATATATTGCGCTTTCTCTGTGGCAGGATTGTGAATAAAGTGTCAACACGCAACGGGGCTCAGCCCATTCAAACACGATAAGGAAACACCATGAGCAAGGTCTTAGTTCTCAAATCAAGTATTCTGGCAGGGTACTCTCAGTCTGGTCAGTTGTCTGATTATTTTGTTGAACAATGGCGTGAAAAACATCCCGCTGATGATATTACCGTCCGTGACCTGGCTGCAAATCCGATTCCAGTACTGGATGGCGAACTGGTCGGCGCGATGCGACCAAGCGAGACTCCGCTCACCCCTCGTCAGCAGGAAGCGCTGGACCTTTCTGATGAACTGATTGCTGAACTGAAAGCGCACGATGTCATTGTTATCGCGGCACCGATGTACAACTTCAACATTCCGACGCAACTGAAGAACTACTTCGACCTGATTGCCCGTGCTGGCGTGACGTTCCGCTATACCGAGAATGGTCCGGAAGGTCTGGTCACCGGTAAACGCGCAGTGATCCTCTCAAGCCGTGGTGGTATTCACAAAGATGGCCCGACGGATCTGATCGCACCGTATCTGAAAGTGTTCCTCGGCTTTATTGGCATTACTGATGTGAACTTTGTGTTTGCAGAAGGGATTGCTTACGGCCCGGAAGTGGCATCTAAAGCCCAGTCCGACGCCAAAGCGGCCATTGACAGCGTCGTTGCTGCGTAAGTTCCTGCCTCCCGCCCCGGCGGGAGGTTTTACGATTGGCCTTCATCGTCTCGCTTTAGCATGAATCCGCTGCATATCACGCCAGATGGTGGTGTAACTGCGGCACTGTGCCACATTCTCTTCCCAGCAATGACTGAGAAACTGCTCAGGTTCTGCGACATCCCTGCTAAGCACAATAAATAACCAGCGATTCCAGGCAAACCACTTCACTACCCACATACTTTCGCTCCGAAACAATCATAAGCGCAAAATATAGCCATTTCTTCTGGGGGTTTTGTTGCAACTCTTGCGCTGGCAAAACTGAACTGAAAAAAGGCTAAAGATCGGATTTAATCAACTTCTCAACGTCTTTATCCGTTTTGATCTGGATTTCATGATCAATTTTCACGTTCATGTTGATAGTAATAGGCTCCTTCGGCGCGGCAACTTCGATGCGGGGCGTACAGCCTGATAATAATCCCAGCGGGATTAGCGACAGCCAGATAGCCATATTTCTCATTGTTTTTCCTCACATTCCTTGCCATTCAGGCAATGTTTTTCTGACAGCGCGATATTCTGTTCAAGCCATGCCTGTAAATTATCGCCGAAACGCAAACTGCGCCACAGCGTAAAGAGATTCTCTTCATGGGTGTAATTCAGTTTGACCGTGCCCACTTTGCCATCCACCCGGCTATTTCCGGTTATTGCTGACTGCATCGTCATGACGCCCTGCTTGTCCAGATTAATTTTCGTCCATGAATGGGCGATCTCAATATAGCGCAACCAGTTGATAGCCGCGCCAGCCGCCATGTTGTCTTTCACCACCGCATCGGCGGTGTCTTTATCAATGCGTAAGGTCATGGTCCCTGGGTTGGTTAACCAGCCGTCTTTGATGATCCATTCATCATTATTTAGCCACAGCGGTAATGCTCCGCTGACGGGGCCGGACATCGTGAATTGCTTAGGATTTACCGCACTAATCAGTTCGCTAGACGAGATATTTTGTACCCGAACCAGGGCAGGATCGCGCTGCGGCATACGTAATTGCAGCATACTGACCTTGCCGCTGAGAACATCGACACTCACATTTGCCAGTAACAGCGGATGTTCATCACTCCAGGGGTACTGTCCCTCCAGGTCGGCGGAGATATTGGTCGCCGTGACCTGATTAACGATCTCCGCAATACGTAGCGACACCGGCCCGCGAGTGCCGAGTTGCCATGTTCCTGCACTGAATCGGAATGGAAGAATAAAATCGACGCCATTGATGCGGTTATCCGGCATCCAGGCGCTGCCGCCTTTTAGTACGCCGTGTCCGCCAGCCTCGAATCCCTGATCTGCAGCGGCGGAGAAAGCGACCTGCGCATAGAGCTCACCGTCTCGCAGCTTCATTTTCCAGTCAGGCGGTACCAGTGGCTGGAACACATCCAGAGACTGCTTTGGCCACCAGGCTTGTCCACGCAACCGGATGCCGTCCCAGCGGCCATTCACGCGTACAGGGCCAATTTCGCCGGCATGGAGATCGCCTTTGAACTGAAAAAATGTAGGCTCACTGCCTTCGACGCTGAATTTCAGGGTAGATGCTGGTAAGACACTGCCGCCCGTAAAAAGAGTTTTACCGGCATCAAGGGATAATGCACCGCTAAACTGCGGATGCGCCACGTCGCGTACCCATACTACCGGTTCGTCCAGGATCAACCGCGGTGTTTCGACCGTCATCGTGCCGTACTGTAGTTGGTCAAAACCGGTAGAAAGTTCAGTCAGCGTAATAGTGCTGTCGTGCCATTCCCCTCTACCCGCGACATCCCAACTGGCATGCATAGGCGTAAAGGTACCTTCGCCCCAGTAGCGCCAGCGCCAGCGCCCGGCGTCAGGGAGAAAATCGTTAGCGATGCCATCAAGATGCAAAACAAAATCACCCATTTGATTTTCATGGGCGCGCAGAATGGCCTGCAATCGACCGTCAATGCCACGCTGTGTGACCTTCACGCCCGCTAAAGGCCAGCGAATTTCATCAATATCTAATGCGTCGATCACCCGACCGCGGGAACGCAGCAGCGAACCGGGCTCAAACGCCAGCACAGGATCGGAAAGACTCCCGCTCAGTTGCGCGGGTAGCTTCGCATAGAAAATCAAATCATCCTGTTTAGCTTCACCTATCAACTGGAGCGGCATGGCGCTGTTGTCCATACTGAGTTTTCCTGGCCCAAAGGTGAGCACCGCATTTCCCTTGCCCGCCTCCCCTTGTGTCAGTACGTTCATACGTCCGCTGATCGTGGCATTCTCGGTGCCTTGCTGCCAGTTTTCGACCTTAATGCCGAGACGGCCACTTAGCGGGAATCCTTCATAGGGCCATGTCCAGCGGCCATCGCTGATGGTTAACTGTTGGGAGGTGATTTCCCATGGCAGATCGAGTAGTGGCTCTGGGTTATCCCGCGCCATGACAATCAGTTGCCCGGCATTTTCACGCCATTCCAGTTCGGCATCCACCAGCGACGGTTCTTGCGGAAGGTTGAGTGTCGCAACGGTGCGACCATTGACAGGCAAGCCATCCGGAACCAGCGGCAGTGTGAATTCTCCCACCAGTTTGATTGGCGGTTGATCTTCAAAGGCCGAGACGTCCAGTTGACTCACGGACAAAAGCTGCCCACGCAATTTGCCCTGAAATTTCACCTTCTCACCCTGATAGCGCACTTCCTGCAATGCCGGCGTCAGGGAAATATTTAGCTTCCCCTGCCATACCCGCCAGGGAGCAAGCACCACATTGTCTATATTGAGCCAGGTATTGGGCAACATGGACTGCCACTCTGCGAGGGTACGGGGCGCGGCGGGAGAGGCTTCGGTTTGGGGTAACTTTGCCAGACAGGCAGAATCGAGCTCCAGAGTGCCAATATTAAGCAACCAGCGGCTGGGATGCGATAGCTGTGCCTGGCTGACCCGCGCCAGTTGGCAATCGCCAACCAGGTATTTCAGCTCAGGGATATGCAAACCGTTACGCGTCAGTCGGGGACTCTCATCCAGTGCGATACGAGTCCCCACCGGCAGCCAGATGCCAGCCAGTTTTGGAACCCATAACCCCAGCGTCATGACCAACGTCAGGGGAACAAGGATAATGAGCAGAAGAAGCGCCAGAACGGCTTTATATTTACCCTTCATGGGCAGTCAATATCCTGATTTAGCGAAATTTTAAGCCAATTTAGGCCACTATTGTGGCATGTTTGACGTATCATGCCCAGATCAAGCATAGATGCTCTAAAATTATTCATAATACGTATTGCTTTAAATAATATTTTAAGTTTTGTAGAATATTTTTAATTCGATAAGTTTGATTCCCCATCACTGGAGAAAGTCTTATGAAACTCGCCGTATACAGCACCAAGCAGTACGACAAAAAGTACCTGCAACAGGTTAACGAGACTTTTGGTTTTGAGCTCGACTTCTTTGACTTTCTGCTGACTGAAAAGACAGCAAAAACCGCCCACGGCTGTGAAGCGGTCTGTATCTTTGTAAACGATGATGGCAGCCGCCCTGTGCTGGAAGAATTGAAAAAACAGGGCGTTAAATATATTGCGCTTCGCTGCGCGGGTTTTAACAACGTCGATCTGGATGCCGCAAAAGAGTTGGGCTTGCAGGTGGTTCGTGTACCGGCCTACTCCCCGGAAGCCGTTGCTGAACACGCCGTGGGAATGATGATGACCCTGAACCGCCGTATTCACCGTGCTTATCAGCGTACCCGCGATGCCAACTTCTCTCTTGAAGGCTTGACCGGTTTTACCATGCATGGAAAAACGGCGGGCGTGATTGGTACGGGTAAAATCGGTGTTGCTGCATTGCGCATTCTGAAAGGTTTTGGCATGCGTCTGCTGGCGTTTGATCCCTATCCAAGCGCAGCGGCGCTGGATCTCGGCGTGGAATATGTTGATCTGCCAACGCTGTTTGCAGAATCTGACGTGATTTCGCTGCACTGCCCGCTGACGCCAGAGAACTATCACCTACTGAATCATGCCGCGTTTGAGCAAATGAAAAACGGTGTGATGGTCATTAACACCAGTCGTGGTGCATTAATTGATTCGCAAGCGGCGATTGAAGCCCTGAAAAATCAGAAAATTGGTTCGCTGGGTATGGATGTGTATGAGAATGAACGTGATCTGTTCTTTGAAGATAAATCCAATGACGTGATTCAGGATGACGTTTTCCGTCGCCTGTCAGCCTGCCACAACGTCCTGTTTACCGGGCATCAGGCGTTCCTCACCGCCGAAGCGTTAACCAGTATCTCTGAAACGACGCTGCAAAATTTGCGTCAGCTAGCGAACGGTGAAAGTTGCCCGAACGCGCTTTTCTGACTGACTACCCTCCCGCACGGGAGGGTATTTAAGATTTTCCCCAAAGCCAAATTCGGTAAGATCGATATTCTGTCGTCGTTATTTTGTCACTATGTTAGAGAATGATCATGAAGAAAAGCGTTGCGCTGGTCGCACTGAGCCTGCTGGTGGCGGGTTGTGTCAGTAATGGAAAAATGTCCGTCAGCCGTGAGCAATTGCAGCATCACCGCTTTGTTCTGGAAAGTGTAGATGGAAAGCCTGTTCCACAGTCGGCGCAGCCTTTTGAGCTGAGTTTTGGCGAAAAGCTACATATCTCGGGGAAAATGTGTAATCGGTTTAACGGTCAGGCCACCTTGTCCGACGGCGAACTCAAAGCCAAAGAGTTAGCAATGACGCGCATGATGTGCGCGAACCCGCAGATCGGTGAGCTGGACAACACGCTCAGTACGATGCTTAAACAGGGAGCACAGGTCGATCTGACGGCCAATCAACTTACCCTGGCAACGGCGGAACATTCGTTGAGTTATAAGCTCGCCGATTTAGTCCAGTAGTCGATAATCAATAGTTGCCACAGCTTCCCGCAGCAAGAGAGTGTTCACTGCATCGTTTGCCGTTGGGAAGCGCGCACATACCAATGGCTGAGCCATCCAGTTGACGGGCGACGGACAGAGAACCGCCAATCATGGCGCAATTAGCTTCTCCGGCACTGGTCATTGCCGCTTTCATCCCCGGCGCAACATGTGCTGCCGTCGCTTGCTGAACAGGTTCATCATTACTGCTACAGGCCGACAGCAATAACGCGGCACACCCTACCCAAAACGCTGCGCGCATTGTATTTCCCCTCATTATCTTTAAGCTAAACGAATCGACCTAAATAATAGGCATCTGAATGATTCACGTCGAGAGGCAATGCGCGCATTTATGCGGTAAATACGGCATTTTCTGATTTCTTTTTGATCAAACACCTGTCAGGCGCTGACTCTACGGGCCGTGACGTAGTGTTCCTGCCAGTAGCGATTAGAGAGATGAGACGACGTCACCCCCTGGGAACTCGAAGCATGAATAAATTTATCATTACCAATAAACACGCCAACATGGTGAACGTTCGGCTTCGTTTCGAAGAAGACCAAATCTCCAGGTTTGAGGTTATCCTGGCTGACCAGATGGCCTGTACGACGCTGTTCCAGTGCGGTTCGCGGCAAATGTTTATGAATTACCGAGGCAATAATTCTGCGCGTAAAGGCGGAACAATCAATGCCCTTAAGGCTATCTCCCCCCCAACGGTAATCTGTGCCTTTCCACAGTGCGAATTCATTCATAATGCGACGCTTTAACTGGCCTTTTTTATTCTGAATGGGTGCAGATGAGAAGTCCCCCTCAGGTGAATCAATATAAGACAACGTCGAAAATCCCCAATCTTGTCCCGGTATTTTTACGAAAGCGAAAGAAGAAAACGAAGCCGTTAAAAGTAATGCAAGAACAATCATACGAAACATAATAAAAACCACTATTTAAATAAAAACATCCATACTTTTTTGCGCACGAAAATGATTTATCGCCAGATAAATAAGATCTATAGGAACTGTGATATCGCTTGTGCCCTACCTTTACGTTATAGGGCCATACGATTATTAATATGAGAAGTCAGAAGAATGTCTGTGTTCTCAACTGCCGCCAGTGTAGGAAAATTCCATAATCATTCAAAATGAAATGGTCTTATTAAGACCTTATCGTCCCTCTGAAGACGCTATCCTTTTCATAAGGCAGACAAAAACCCGGCAACGTCGCGTACGCTACAACCAGTTACGATATTGTTTATATGTTAATAACTGTTAAATTTAAGTTGGAGAAAATCAGACTTTTTATTACATCCCCTTCTTTGAGGACGACAGGTTTATTATTCAGCGCTCTGGTCATAATAAAAATTCCTGTTCTGCAATAAACAATGTGCTCTTTTACATCGACCGTGTGTCAATTTGTGCACTCGTTTACGCCTTAACTTCTAGGAATTACAGGAAAGTCCTATACTAGGAATATAACTATCAGGACGCTAAGGGTTTGGATGCGTCTTTAATTTGCGCAATGTAAAGGTGTCGTATGATTACAATTGACGGTAATGGTGCAGTCGCGTCGGTAGCGTTTCGTACCAGTGAGGTTATCGCCATCTACCCTATTACGCCCAGTTCAACGATGGCTGAACAAGCGGACGCCTGGGCGGGCAATGGTCTGAAAAATGTCTGGGGTGACATACCGCGCGTTGTCGAAATGCAGTCAGAAGCTGGGGCAATCGCAACCGTGCACGGTGCCTTACAAACCGGTGCGCTCGCCACTTCCTTCACGTCCTCACAGGGATTGCTGCTCATGATCCCCACACTGTATAAGCTGGCGGGGCAATTAACCCCGTTTGTTTTGCACGTGGCGGCGCGCACCGTGGCAACTCATGCACTTTCTATTTTTGGCGATCATTCCGACGTCATGGCCATTCGTCAGACGGGGTGCGCGATGCTTTGCGCGGCAAGCGTGCAGGAAGCGCAGGATTTTGCCCTTATATCACATATTGCGACGCTGAAAAGCCGGGTTCCCTTTATTCACTTTTTCGACGGCTTTCGCACCTCCCACGAAATCAACAAAATCGTCCCGCTGGCAGATGACACTCTTCTCAGCCTGTTACCTCAGCGCGAAATAGACGCCCATCGAGCGCGGGCGCTCAATCCAGAACATCCGGTCATTCGCGGTACTTCCGCAAACCCGGACACTTACTTCCAGTCACGTGAAGCGACAAACCCGTGGTACAACGCCGTATATGACCACGTTGAACGAGCAATGGCGGACTTTGCGGCAGCGACCGGTCGCCAATATCAGCCCTTTGAGTATTACGGCCATCCGCAGGCCGAACGCGTCGTTATTTTGATGGGCTCCGCCATCGGCACCTGTGAAGAAGTGATTGACGAACTGCTGACTCGCGGCGAAAAAGTGGGTGTCTTAAAAGTGCGACTGTTCCGCCCCTTCTCGGCGAAACACCTGCTGCAAGCGTTGCCCGAAACTGCCAAATCTATCGCCGTCCTGGATCGCACCAAAGAACCAGGCGCGCAGGCAGAACCCCTCTATCTTGATGTTATGACCGCGCTGGCAGAAGCGTTCAACAACGGCGAACGCGAGACGTTACCGCGCGTGATTGGCGGACGCTATGGCCTTTCGTCGAAAGAATTTGGCCCGGAGTGTGTTCTGGCCGTATTTGATGAACTGCGAAGCAGTAAACCTAAGCCGCGCTTTACCGTCGGTATTTACGATGATGTCACTAACCTCTCTCTCCCGCTGCCGGAAAACAGTTTGCCAGCAACGGCCAAACTTGAAGCGCTATTTTATGGTCTGGGTAGCGACGGCAGCGTGTCCGCGACCAAAAACAATATCAAGATTATAGGCAACTCGACACCATGGTATGCGCAAGGTTATTTCGTTTACGATTCGAAAAAGGCGGGTGGGTTAACGGTTTCACACCTGCGCGTAAGTGAACAACCGATCCGTTCAGCTTATCTGATTTCTCAGGCCGATTTTGTCGGTTGCCATCAGTTGCAGTTTATCGACAAGTATCAGATGGCGGAACGACTGAAGCCCGGTGGGATATTCCTGCTAAATACCCCCTACAATGCCGAGGAAGTGTGGGCGCGTCTGCCACAAGAAGTGCAGGCGGTGTTAAACCAGAAGCAGGCACGTTTCTATGTTATTAACGCTGCCAAAATTGCCCGTGAATGTGGTCTGGCAGCGCGAATTAACACCGTTATGCAAATGGCCTTTTTCCACCTGACGAAGATCTTGCCTGGCGACAGCGCGCTGGCAGAACTTCAGGGCGCGATTGCCAAAAGCTACAGTAGCAAAGGTCAGGACCTGGTTGAACGTAACTGGCAGGCATTAGCGCTGGCGCGCGAGTCTGTTGCTGAAGTTGTCCTCCAGCCCGTTGACCCGCATAGCGCCAACCGACCGCCGGTGGTGTCTGACGCTGCGCCGGATTTCGTCAAAACCGTAACGGCAGCGATGCTGGCCGGTCTTGGTGATGCCCTGCCCGTTTCCGCGCTTCCGCCGGACGGGACCTGGCCGATGGGCACGACGCGTTGGGAAAAACGCAACATTGCCGAAGCGATCCCCATCTGGAAAGAAGAGCTCTGTACGCAATGTAACCATTGTGTCGCGGCCTGTCCGCATTCGGCTATTCGCGCAAAAGTGGTTTCCCCTGAAGCGATGGAAAATGCCCCTACGAGCCTGCATTCGCTGGACGTAAAATCACGCGATATGCGCGGACAGAAATATATTTTGCAGGTCGCGCCAGAAGACTGCACGGGTTGCAATTTGTGCGTAGAAGTCTGTCCGGCGAAAGATCGCCAGGATCCGGAGATCAAGGCCATCAATATGATGTCGCGCCTTGAACACGTTGAAGAAGAAAAAGTGAACTATGACTTCTTCCTCAATCTGCCGGAGATTGACCGCAGCAAACTGGAGCGCATCGACATTCGCACATCCCAGCTAATCACGCCGTTGTTTGAATACTCTGGCGCCTGCTCCGGCTGCGGTGAGACACCGTATATCAAGTTATTAACCCAGCTGTATGGCGACCGTATGTTGATTGCCAACGCCACCGGGTGCTCGTCGATTTACGGCGGCAACCTGCCCTCAACGCCTTACACCACCGACGCCAATGGCCGTGGTCCCGCATGGGCGAACTCCCTGTTTGAGGACAATGCCGAATTCGGTCTGGGTTTCCGTCTGACGGTCGACCAACACCGCGCGAGAGTTATGCGTCTGTTGGAACAATTTGCCGCGCAGATATCGCCAGAACTGTATGAAGCGTTGCACGCAACGGCAACACCTGACGTGCGGCGCGAGCAGGTTAATGCCCTTCGCCAGCAGTTGAAAGACGTCAAAGGCGCACAGGCGTTGTTAACCGATGCCGATGCGCTGGTTGAGAAATCTATCTGGCTGATTGGCGGCGACGGATGGGCTTATGATATTGGCTTTGGTGGTCTGGACCATGTACTCAGCCTGACGGAGAACGTCAACATTCTGGTGCTGGATACCCAGTGCTACTCCAACACCGGCGGTCAGGCGTCGAAAGCGACGCCGCTGGGCGCGGTTACCAAATTTGGTGAGCACGGGAAACGTAAAGCGCGTAAGGATCTTGGCGTGAGCATGATGATGTACGGGCATGTTTATGTGGCGCAGATCTCTCTGGGTGCGCAACTGAACCAAACGGTTAAGGCGATTCAGGAAGCGGAAGCGTATCCGGGCCCGTCGTTAATTATTGCTTACAGCCCCTGTGAGGAACACGGCTACGACCTGGCGCTAAGTCACGATCAGATGCGTCAATTAACAGCGACTGGCTTCTGGCCGCTTTATCGCTTCGATCCACGCCGTGCAGAAGAAGGTAAACTGCCGTTGGCGCTGGATTCTCGCCCACCATCAGACGCCCTGGCTGAGACGTTGCTGAACGAACAGCGTTTCCGCCGGCTCAATGCACAACAACCCGAGGTCGCGGAACAGTTATGGAAAGACGCGGCGGCAGATTTACAAAAACGCTATGACTTCCTGGCACAAATGGCAGGAAAAGCGGAAAAAAGTAGTGCCGATTAGCAGGTCAGTTTAAGACGCAATCTGGCAGATAAAAAAAAGCCCGAACATCCGTTCGGGCTTGTCAATTTACTTGCTGGCTAATCAAATGTATCGCAATGGCCATCAATAAAAACGTTGACAATAAAGGCATATAACCTGCGCAGAATATCCGATCGAAATTCACTTGTATAATTTTTATTTTATATATCCTCCCATTAATATATTCATTGAACTTATCACTGTTTCTGTGGAATTATTTTATTAAGGTTTTACTTAAGACGTAACAATAGATACTTATCTCTTTACGGAACTTCTCCTTTAGCATGCTTTTACTCCCCTACAGAGGGAGCCACAGGTGAATTAAAAACTATAAGGATTATTTCGATGAAAAGAAAAGTACTGGCACTCCTTGTTCCTGCCCTGTTAGCTGCTGGCGCAGCACACGCCGCAGAAGTTTACAATAAA from Citrobacter sp. RHB25-C09 harbors:
- a CDS encoding 2-hydroxyacid dehydrogenase, translating into MKLAVYSTKQYDKKYLQQVNETFGFELDFFDFLLTEKTAKTAHGCEAVCIFVNDDGSRPVLEELKKQGVKYIALRCAGFNNVDLDAAKELGLQVVRVPAYSPEAVAEHAVGMMMTLNRRIHRAYQRTRDANFSLEGLTGFTMHGKTAGVIGTGKIGVAALRILKGFGMRLLAFDPYPSAAALDLGVEYVDLPTLFAESDVISLHCPLTPENYHLLNHAAFEQMKNGVMVINTSRGALIDSQAAIEALKNQKIGSLGMDVYENERDLFFEDKSNDVIQDDVFRRLSACHNVLFTGHQAFLTAEALTSISETTLQNLRQLANGESCPNALF
- a CDS encoding YnbE family lipoprotein, producing MRNMAIWLSLIPLGLLSGCTPRIEVAAPKEPITINMNVKIDHEIQIKTDKDVEKLIKSDL
- the hslJ gene encoding heat shock protein HslJ, translating into MKKSVALVALSLLVAGCVSNGKMSVSREQLQHHRFVLESVDGKPVPQSAQPFELSFGEKLHISGKMCNRFNGQATLSDGELKAKELAMTRMMCANPQIGELDNTLSTMLKQGAQVDLTANQLTLATAEHSLSYKLADLVQ
- a CDS encoding DUF333 domain-containing protein; the protein is MRAAFWVGCAALLLSACSSNDEPVQQATAAHVAPGMKAAMTSAGEANCAMIGGSLSVARQLDGSAIGMCALPNGKRCSEHSLAAGSCGNY
- a CDS encoding NlpC/P60 family protein; the protein is MFRMIVLALLLTASFSSFAFVKIPGQDWGFSTLSYIDSPEGDFSSAPIQNKKGQLKRRIMNEFALWKGTDYRWGGDSLKGIDCSAFTRRIIASVIHKHLPRTALEQRRTGHLVSQDNLKPGDLVFFETKPNVHHVGVFIGNDKFIHASSSQGVTSSHLSNRYWQEHYVTARRVSA
- the nifJ gene encoding pyruvate:ferredoxin (flavodoxin) oxidoreductase — protein: MITIDGNGAVASVAFRTSEVIAIYPITPSSTMAEQADAWAGNGLKNVWGDIPRVVEMQSEAGAIATVHGALQTGALATSFTSSQGLLLMIPTLYKLAGQLTPFVLHVAARTVATHALSIFGDHSDVMAIRQTGCAMLCAASVQEAQDFALISHIATLKSRVPFIHFFDGFRTSHEINKIVPLADDTLLSLLPQREIDAHRARALNPEHPVIRGTSANPDTYFQSREATNPWYNAVYDHVERAMADFAAATGRQYQPFEYYGHPQAERVVILMGSAIGTCEEVIDELLTRGEKVGVLKVRLFRPFSAKHLLQALPETAKSIAVLDRTKEPGAQAEPLYLDVMTALAEAFNNGERETLPRVIGGRYGLSSKEFGPECVLAVFDELRSSKPKPRFTVGIYDDVTNLSLPLPENSLPATAKLEALFYGLGSDGSVSATKNNIKIIGNSTPWYAQGYFVYDSKKAGGLTVSHLRVSEQPIRSAYLISQADFVGCHQLQFIDKYQMAERLKPGGIFLLNTPYNAEEVWARLPQEVQAVLNQKQARFYVINAAKIARECGLAARINTVMQMAFFHLTKILPGDSALAELQGAIAKSYSSKGQDLVERNWQALALARESVAEVVLQPVDPHSANRPPVVSDAAPDFVKTVTAAMLAGLGDALPVSALPPDGTWPMGTTRWEKRNIAEAIPIWKEELCTQCNHCVAACPHSAIRAKVVSPEAMENAPTSLHSLDVKSRDMRGQKYILQVAPEDCTGCNLCVEVCPAKDRQDPEIKAINMMSRLEHVEEEKVNYDFFLNLPEIDRSKLERIDIRTSQLITPLFEYSGACSGCGETPYIKLLTQLYGDRMLIANATGCSSIYGGNLPSTPYTTDANGRGPAWANSLFEDNAEFGLGFRLTVDQHRARVMRLLEQFAAQISPELYEALHATATPDVRREQVNALRQQLKDVKGAQALLTDADALVEKSIWLIGGDGWAYDIGFGGLDHVLSLTENVNILVLDTQCYSNTGGQASKATPLGAVTKFGEHGKRKARKDLGVSMMMYGHVYVAQISLGAQLNQTVKAIQEAEAYPGPSLIIAYSPCEEHGYDLALSHDQMRQLTATGFWPLYRFDPRRAEEGKLPLALDSRPPSDALAETLLNEQRFRRLNAQQPEVAEQLWKDAAADLQKRYDFLAQMAGKAEKSSAD
- the azoR gene encoding FMN-dependent NADH-azoreductase; this encodes MSKVLVLKSSILAGYSQSGQLSDYFVEQWREKHPADDITVRDLAANPIPVLDGELVGAMRPSETPLTPRQQEALDLSDELIAELKAHDVIVIAAPMYNFNIPTQLKNYFDLIARAGVTFRYTENGPEGLVTGKRAVILSSRGGIHKDGPTDLIAPYLKVFLGFIGITDVNFVFAEGIAYGPEVASKAQSDAKAAIDSVVAA
- a CDS encoding YdbH family protein, with translation MKGKYKAVLALLLLIILVPLTLVMTLGLWVPKLAGIWLPVGTRIALDESPRLTRNGLHIPELKYLVGDCQLARVSQAQLSHPSRWLLNIGTLELDSACLAKLPQTEASPAAPRTLAEWQSMLPNTWLNIDNVVLAPWRVWQGKLNISLTPALQEVRYQGEKVKFQGKLRGQLLSVSQLDVSAFEDQPPIKLVGEFTLPLVPDGLPVNGRTVATLNLPQEPSLVDAELEWRENAGQLIVMARDNPEPLLDLPWEITSQQLTISDGRWTWPYEGFPLSGRLGIKVENWQQGTENATISGRMNVLTQGEAGKGNAVLTFGPGKLSMDNSAMPLQLIGEAKQDDLIFYAKLPAQLSGSLSDPVLAFEPGSLLRSRGRVIDALDIDEIRWPLAGVKVTQRGIDGRLQAILRAHENQMGDFVLHLDGIANDFLPDAGRWRWRYWGEGTFTPMHASWDVAGRGEWHDSTITLTELSTGFDQLQYGTMTVETPRLILDEPVVWVRDVAHPQFSGALSLDAGKTLFTGGSVLPASTLKFSVEGSEPTFFQFKGDLHAGEIGPVRVNGRWDGIRLRGQAWWPKQSLDVFQPLVPPDWKMKLRDGELYAQVAFSAAADQGFEAGGHGVLKGGSAWMPDNRINGVDFILPFRFSAGTWQLGTRGPVSLRIAEIVNQVTATNISADLEGQYPWSDEHPLLLANVSVDVLSGKVSMLQLRMPQRDPALVRVQNISSSELISAVNPKQFTMSGPVSGALPLWLNNDEWIIKDGWLTNPGTMTLRIDKDTADAVVKDNMAAGAAINWLRYIEIAHSWTKINLDKQGVMTMQSAITGNSRVDGKVGTVKLNYTHEENLFTLWRSLRFGDNLQAWLEQNIALSEKHCLNGKECEEKQ